Part of the Phycisphaerales bacterium genome, GGCGATGGCCTGTTCGACCGCCTGGGCCAGCTCGGCCTGGGCGTGCTGGGCCTCGAAGAGCTCGCGCCACACGCCGGGGTCGTACTCGGCCAGGGCACGGAGCTGCTCCCAGTCCTGGGCCGAGGCGGCGTCGTCGACGACGCGGCTGATCAGCAGGTCGCGGTCGACCCGCGTGGGATTCGGGTTGTCATGCTCGGACTGATTCATTCGTTCACGTCTCCGTTCGCCCCCGAATCACTAGATGCGCCGGTGCGGCCCGTCTTGCGGTCGCGCTCGATGGCGACGCGTTCTCGGAGCATGCGTCGGCCCCGTGCGATGCGCGTCTCGATGGTGGTCTCGGGCAGGCCCGTCAGCTCGCTGATGGCCTTGTAGTTCATGCCTCGGACGCAGCGCAGCACCAGCGGCTCGCGGTAGCTCTCGGGCAACTGGGCGATGAGGTCGAGCAGCCAGCGGGCCTCGTCGGCGTCTTCGGGCACGCAGGCGGTGCGGTCGGGCGTCTCGTCTCGCTGGAAGGTGCCCGGATCGGTCGCGGCCTGGCT contains:
- a CDS encoding sigma-70 family RNA polymerase sigma factor; translated protein: MSHTPSNARGAASIDRYRVDPALVERATAGHAEAVQQLWQSHRRWVAAIVLAHMPREADLDDLLQDIAATFVRSVQELRTPGALRPWLRTVAINAARAEGRKKTRRRNALESQAATDPGTFQRDETPDRTACVPEDADEARWLLDLIAQLPESYREPLVLRCVRGMNYKAISELTGLPETTIETRIARGRRMLRERVAIERDRKTGRTGASSDSGANGDVNE